The following DNA comes from Spirulina major PCC 6313.
CCAGGAATACACGGAAGCCTTTGGGGAAGATACACTGCCCTATGAGCGGTATGTGACTCCGGCCGGGATGCAAATGCGGATGGCGCGTCCGGGGGCGCTGAAGCCCGACTTTGCGACGCAGGTGACGGCAGAAACAACGCCGCGCTTTATCGAACTGGGTCAGGTTGCTGCGAACCGGACGGCACCGGATGTCAATTTCCGGGTCAACCAAGGGGTGACGGCGCAACGTCAACAAACAAAGGTGTTCAAGTTGACGAACTTGAACGACAAAGTGGCGTTGAAGAATGCGATCGCTGCTGCCTATCGTCAAATCTTCGAGCGCGACCTCGCCCCCTACGTGATCCAAACCCAATTCACCGCCCTCGAAAGCAAACTCGGCAACGGCGAAATTACCGTCAAAGAGTTCATCGAAGGTCTCGGTCGCTCGGAACTCTACCTCAAGGAGTTCTACACCCCCTACCCGAACACGAAGGTGATCGAGTTAGGAACCAAGCACTTCCTCGGTCGTGCGCCCCTCAACCAAAAGGAAATCCAAACCTACAACCAAATCCTCGCCACCCAAGGCATCAGCGCCTTCATCGGAGCGATGGTGAACGGGATGGAATACCTGCAATTGTTCGGTGAAGATACCGTGCCCTACCGTCGTTTCCCGACGCTCCCGGCGGCGAACTTCCCGAACACCGAGAAGCTCTACAACAAGCTCACGAAACAAGACAGCGAAGTGGTTGTCCCCAGCTTTGAGCCGGTCGGCATCCGCTAACCCAAAATTCTCGATTTAACTCTAAACCCCCTCACTCCGAGGGGGTTTTTTGGGCTTTAAATGGGTGCAATGTTTCTTAAACCCGGCCGCTATAATACAAATTAATTAACTGCCGCACTTCTCATGACCCCACCGAAGCCATCAGCCCCCCCATCCAACACACCCGGCCTCTGGGTTCCGACCCCACCCCCCACTAATTTGATCTTTGAGGATGGAGTCCCTTTGGAAAGTAATCGTCACCGTCTTGCGATGAACCTGCTCATTGATTCAGTTTATGCCGCCCTTGCGCCCCGTGAGGATTTTTATGCTAGCGGTAATATGTTTGTCTATTACAGCTTGGCACAAATTAAAAACCGCGATTTCCATGGCCCGGATTTCTTTGTGGCGCTGAATGTAGACGGTAAAAAAGAGCGGCAAGGTTGGGTGGTTTGGGAGGAAGATGGTAAATATCCCGATGTGATTGTGGAGTTAATGTCACCTTCGACGGCAAATGTTGACCTAACGGCAAAGAAAGAAATTTACGAGCAACGGTTCAGCGCCAGCCATTATTTTGTGTTTGACCCGTTTGATCCGCAATCATTACAAGGTTGGGCGCTTCAAAATCGCC
Coding sequences within:
- a CDS encoding Uma2 family endonuclease; the protein is MESNRHRLAMNLLIDSVYAALAPREDFYASGNMFVYYSLAQIKNRDFHGPDFFVALNVDGKKERQGWVVWEEDGKYPDVIVELMSPSTANVDLTAKKEIYEQRFSASHYFVFDPFDPQSLQGWALQNRQYVPLQPNDKGWLWCEALGLWLGTWQGQVLQETTDWLRFYFPNEQLVLLPMEQERLRAEQAEQELVIEREKQDALRAKLGELGVDPDAV